The nucleotide sequence cattgaaccgGCGTGAACGAACCAAGGATCTCGAATACAATTGGCAAATGGATGAATGagtaatatatatatataccttTGTTTGCTGATAAACGACTAAACTGCTCGCTGCCTCTAAATATCACTTGGTTCAAAGAAGGATCGCCTTCGGGATGGTTTCCGCTTTTGTACACAATTGCGCTATGATAATCAATCACAAGAATCCAGAAACTGACCACTGTTCCCGGATTCAATGGGTATTGCCCATATTATTTTCTAGTTCTGCGACCCTTGGAATACTGTAGCCGAGGCAAAAACCTCGCTGGTCGTCCTCTTCGTCCTAGGATCAAACGACCCGTTCTCCAGTCCCTGGTTGAATGAAGGTATATTGTATGGGCGAGCCGTTTGATGTGATTGTCCCCATCGATATGGCTGAAATATCGCATAAAAAAATTCCGACAGCTAATACCCCGCGGGTTTGCTTTAAGAGCGGCCACAATCGCTGGGGACCTGACAGTGCAAGACAAGCAAGGACACTATTTCCTTGGCTTTAGGATTAGACCATGCCTGGTATTGTCCCTGGTTGAAACGATGTTTATTGTGTGAAGGAGCTGTTTGATGTTATTATCCCTCTTGATATGGATGAAATACTGGAGGCCTGACAGTGCAATGCAAGCAATTACACTATTTGCTTGGCTTCATCCGCAGCAGCTTGTCAACCTTATCGAGTTGTGAGTGGCGGACGACCAGACTGATAAACTCCTTCCTGTGAATCTGGTTTTCGCCCGTTCCAACTCGGTCACTGAAGTAGCGCTTAAGCAGATCTCCTATGGCTATACCCTGGGGATTTGCTGCAAGAGCGGCCACGATCTCGTCAGGAGTGACAACGCCCGGCTTGGGGCTGTCAGCCTTAATGGGCGATCCGGGTTTTGAGCCTATAAGGTTCGAGTGGTTAACAGTTACCCGGCACAGCAAATTTGAACAGTGAGTGTATCCAGAAACCTACCAGATCCTGGAATAGGGCTTCCGGCCCTGGAGCCAACAGGCGTGCCACGAGAACTGCTGCCGGTGGCTCCCAACTTAAGTCGGTTCTTCTTAATGCCGCCATCCGACATCTCTCCACCGGTAGCCTCACCATCGCTGGTAGCTCCACCGGGGCCCTTGGCACGCTGCCCGGGTACAGGAGTGCCGGATCGGCTGGGTTGTACTGAGCCGGTGGCCAGCTTCTTCGCCTTCTTGCGGGATGCTTCGTTCTCGCTCGATTCGGACAGATTTGGAGAACCCGGGCGCTTGAGAGACTTCCCTTGCTTGTTCTTACTAGGGGAAGTTCCACTGCCTTTAGCTGAGGCTCCTACGGCAAGcttttccttctccttggcTTCCTTCGCTTCTTTCTCCTTCGCCTCCTTCTCTTTGGCCTCTTTCTCCTTGGCTTCCTTTTCCTCGTCAGGCTCCGATTCCGAGCTCTGTAAATCGAGTTAGCAGGAGAACCCTGACTAGATAGTGGGGATAAACTTACACTCGACGAGTCGTATGGGTTGTCCTTGTCGTCAGAATCACTCTGGTACATCAAGTGCTTCTCGCGACGGGCCAGAGCCTTGCGGACACGCTTGCCCTCTTCCTTTCGCAGCTGCTCCAtgagctcctcctcggcctcctctTTCTCTACTTGCTTCTCGTTCGCATCACCAAACAGGTTTGCACCGAGGTGGTTCCGCCGCTGTCGCTCTTTTGCCTCCTTGGTCTCCTCATCCCTCTCCTTCTCAAACGTGTGGTTTTCGTCATCATCCTGGAACTCATCGCCAGACATATCAATGTCATCCTGATCAAGCTTCTCGGACCTGGGAGCAGACCTGTAGGTGTTGCTTTCCTTCTTGACCTTGGTTGCCCTGCCACCTCGAAGGAAATCCCGCGTAGCCGCAATTTCTTGCTCGAGCTTCATTtgctccttcttctcctcagtCATCTTGTGAGGGCCGATGGCAATGTTCTGCTTCATGATACTCTCAGCCTGTTCGATGCTGAATGCCTTGAAGTGAGGCTTTGACGTGAACTTGTAGTACTTCTCCAACGGAACCATCTTAAAGCCCTCACCACTAATAACAAGACCAACGTTTGCCTGGGACAGAGCGGCAACATATTGGCCAACCCACACGTTCTTGCCATCCGCATCTTCCAAATGCCATGGCAGAGCTTCTTCATAACGCAACTCGGATGTCTTAGGATCGtagtccttcttcgtctgtCTATGCGACGTGAAtgctttctctttcttttgcgGTTGCGGCTTCTTCTGCGCAGGTGGCTCATTAGGCTTGATTGTCGGCGCGATCTGGGCAAGGTCCGCGGCACGTTGGGCTTCCTTATCCGCTTTGATCTGTGCCAATCTCTCAGCCTCTTTGTCGTCTGTTGTAGGCTCGGGTGGAGGTGGGCTCGGTTTgacttcctcctcctctggTACGACTCTGGCCGCCGCTGGCTGTCGGGGGTCGCGGCGATGGAGGGTAACTGGACGCGAGAACTGTTCAGGGTCGGTGGGATCGATGCCGTTTACCGGATCGCCCTGGACTGCCTTGGCCCGGGACAATCGCATGACATGGAAACGTGCCTCCATCAGGGCGCGCTTCGAAACCATGAGCGGATACTCGACAACATtgggcggcgcaggatcggTCCAGCCACCGTTGAGCTTGCGCCGGGCCTCAAAGTCCTTAAGCTTCTGAAAGTCCTGCTCGCGGAGGGCCTCAACCGGATCCTTTGACGGGCCGGCTTTTGCAATGACAGTCGCGGACGGCTTCACGGTAGAAGCGGGCCGGTTCATCTGCTTGGATGGGTCGTTTCGGCCTCGCGCCACCAGTGGATTTACCGCGCGTGGTTTGCGGTACGGGCGTTTGGGCGCCTGGCCAGGCTGCCCGTTCGGAGCATTGGGAGGTGGCGGCGCGCTCATATTGATTTGTCTGATGGACGAAGAGCGGAGGTTATATTTGAGCAGCTAGGATTGCGCTCAAGTGAagtagagagagagagggtgAAGATCGATTTAAAAAGGCCTTGGCACCGAGGGAAAGTGGGCAATGTCAGGAACGAACACCATCGAAATATTTTGATGAAATGCTTGTTCTTATGtgggagaaaagaaagagagagcgCGACAGCAATTTCAAATAACAGAGGGCAAGAAGAGTGCACATGCGAACTTCCCTTGGTTTGGCTACCTATGCGCGTTGATGAACATCAGCAGTAGTGTGAAAGTAAAATAAATGTTGACGGTGACCTGACGGCTACTTGCTTGTCTGCATGCGGAATGACGGGGTTGGCTTCTGTACAGTGCCGGATTCGCTTGTGGAGTTTCTTGTGGCCCATAAGTTCTTTGTAAACCTGCCAATCACCAACCAGGGACTGGAACGCCCATAGTGGAGCTATTTGATCGGAATCCATCTTACAGTGTCTTGAGCTTGCAGGCACCGTCACGAAGCATCGCAAGAGGAGGTTGGTCAAGTACCAAGGAAAGTATTGAGGTGCAACTATAGCTGAAGCTTTACTACGAAGCTGAAAGCTAGCCAGGTGTGTATGAATGATACGGGCACCGGGATGAATACTGGTAGATAATGCGACTAATTGCGGTAGAGTTATCAATACCCAGCACATGTTTGGTTTGTACTTGCTTTCTCTGGCTCGGTTTCTTTATGAGGTGCTGCAAAAGAGCAGTAGTGCGGATACACACTGTGTGGGACGGGTCTGACTGCTCAGTAGCAGAAAGGACTGCATGCTAAGGTGGCCCTTGATTGACTTGAGGCTTCCCTTTATCCTTGCTCAAATTCGTCAAGGCTGACCTTTTATGCTGCTTCGATGATTTATCACTTTTCACTGTCTTCACTGCGCCCGGCCAACTAAAAGCTACAAACTAGGTTCGGTGTGTCAATGCTAAATGACATTCTATGAGCATCTCAGTCAGGTTGTTCGCCAACACAGAGTTTAGCTCATTCTCGGCCTGTATGTAAGCTATTCTTCCCTAGGCATTACCTTTTGGGTGAATCTCCCTTTTTGTCAAAGTTCTGGATGCAAGGCCCTGAGGTCACATATCATTAAAAACATTTCGCCTCGCCCACGAGATGAGGCTGATCGTCAGTTGGACCATGCAAAGCTTCTGTTTTGCATAAGTTTGGCATAAAGAACAGAGCAGTCATCTCTAAACTAGTGGTTTTGCACAAATCATATAGGCTGCCTCGTTCACCTCACCCCCATATTCGACTAACCTTCTGAGCCTGACCCGGAAACCACCGGAGCACGCAAGGGTTGGCCAATAGGGCCACTGATGGCTTGTGGCCTTCAATCAGTCTCCACATGGAAAGGCCCGGGGCCCGACCTGCAGGCCTGGAGGATAGGCTGCGCGGTCTTATACTCTCCAACAATGGAAACGACAATGGTTCCTTGCCGTTTTCATCACCGGCAAAGACCTCTATTGACATCCCAAGTGGGGTAGCACGGGACTCATTACTGGATTCCGATGTTCAACCTTTGCCCGGTCCGCCCGAGGTTGCGGCTGCCAAGCAGCCCAAGACGGGACGAAAGCGTCTAAATCAGGCCCAAAGGCGGGAACTCTCCGCTCAACTGTCCATCCCCATCGATCCACGCCCTTTAGCATCCAGTAATCAGTGGGGATCACCTCTGAGCTCCGCTGCCCATCGGTACAATGCGCAGCCATACCAACACTCGCAAAGATTTCAGTCGGGCACACTAAACCAGTTTGATTCCAACCATCATGGGTCCCCGCCTAGTCATCGCTATATGAATCACCGCCAGAACCTACCGAGCAATGGCCCTCCTGGGTTTGAGGACCAGTGGCGACCTCAGCATGGCGGAAACTCGGATGGAATGCTAAGGAATCGACACCAGCAGTACCCGAGGCCTCAGTTTGAGGCTAGCTCAGGCCATAGAGGTTTGCACACTGGAGGTCACGGACGGCATCCCCCCTTGACACAAGAGACTCTAGACAGCCAGGCGGCCCTTTTGAACGGGCTGTGCGAAACTATTATCAAGGACGCCGAGATTTCCTTTGAAGAAATTGCCAGAAACGAGGAGTTTCGCCTCAGGATCGAGTACATCTGTCGCAAAACCATCGCGCAACATGAGCTGCAGTATGACCCAAACTTCATTCCAGAGACGGTGCAGCTAAggtgctttggcagcctttCCTCTGGGTTTGCTACAAAGGCCTCTGACATGGATCTGGGTCTTCTATCACCGCTCTCTTGTCCTCAGCCTGACGACGGCAGTTCGCCTGTACCACGACTCTTGGAAAAGGCATTTCTCGAAGCTGGTCTTGGAGCCAGATTACTCACACGCACAAGGGTGCCCATAATAAAGCTCTGCGAGAAGCCTTCAGAGCAGCTTTATAAGGCGCTTTGCCAGGCAAGAGTAAAATGGGAAAGAGGAGAACCGGAAGACCACGGTGCTAGCGGCGATGAAGCTGCcgaagacgaagacgaaGATACAAGTCCTGTTGTAATCGAGTCGCAGGAGAGTGCTGCTGTGGCATCACCCGCAGCTGAAGTTGCTCTGGGCAACCCAGAGCTGGCGTTGGTTCCGGGATCTGGGCTATATGAGGACGAACTTGCCAAATTGAGACAAATCGGCACGACAAGTCTCGGCAATTACTTCAACTCGGCGAAGAAACTCCTTAGAAAGTTTGGCAAACGCGATATAAACAGTACCAACGCTAGCGAGCTCTCCGATGATGATCTCCAAGTTGTAACAGATGTCGCATACGCCTTTGTGCATGGGTTGGCCGACGAGGAGCTCAAAACCCGCCTCAACAGCAGATATTCTGTTTTTGCCGGAACCGAAGCAGAGCATACTCACTACCGCGGTCTTTCAGGAATGATGGCCCAGATAGAGGGTGAGCTTCTGGCAATGGCGTGGGACAAACGATCACTCCCGGAGAAAGACCCGCGCTTAGAGAGCGAAGCGACCAACAAGATCAAGTATTGGGGTGTGCTGCAGGACCAGAGGTCGTTTGGAACTGATCCACTGGGCTTTAGTAAGGAACTAAAGCTTATGCGGAGCATGCTTCAAAATATCCCTTCACTCCAGATCCAGACCTTGAAGCAGTTACAGAGCGAGTCGGCCCTCGAGTATCATCAGCGAACTGTCAAGCTTTGCATGGAGCTTGGGGTTTACGACGTAACAAACCAAGACAACCTTCGTCTGCCGATTGCCATTCGCCAGTATGCATTAGGCATCTGGGACCACAAGATCCGCGACCAGGTGCTCACTTGTATCGACAGTATGGGGTCCAGCAGCTTGAAGGCTGTTGCACGACTACACAAGAGCCTCCAATTGGCAGCCGACTTTGAGAAGGCTCTTTCCAAGGGCCTCTACCCAAACGATATCGAACTCATAAAAACGTACATTGGTATTCTTCGAAGGCCATTGCAGCGTTCCAACCCTCCTCATCATTACTACGACTTTGTAGTTCCCTTGACTCCTCAAGACATGGCCACTGTCCAGGCCGTCAAAAGCCTATCAGATCCCTCGGCCGCGGTTCGCAAAGCTCCGCGCGATCCTTTCGGCAACGGACTAGAGTTTCCAAAGTCTGGCGTTGGTGTTCAATGCGACATCAACT is from Pyricularia oryzae 70-15 chromosome 2, whole genome shotgun sequence and encodes:
- a CDS encoding caffeine-induced death protein 1, which encodes MERPGARPAGLEDRLRGLILSNNGNDNGSLPFSSPAKTSIDIPSGVARDSLLDSDVQPLPGPPEVAAAKQPKTGRKRLNQAQRRELSAQLSIPIDPRPLASSNQWGSPLSSAAHRYNAQPYQHSQRFQSGTLNQFDSNHHGSPPSHRYMNHRQNLPSNGPPGFEDQWRPQHGGNSDGMLRNRHQQYPRPQFEASSGHRGLHTGGHGRHPPLTQETLDSQAALLNGLCETIIKDAEISFEEIARNEEFRLRIEYICRKTIAQHELQYDPNFIPETVQLRCFGSLSSGFATKASDMDLGLLSPLSCPQPDDGSSPVPRLLEKAFLEAGLGARLLTRTRVPIIKLCEKPSEQLYKALCQARVKWERGEPEDHGASGDEAAEDEDEDTSPVVIESQESAAVASPAAEVALGNPELALVPGSGLYEDELAKLRQIGTTSLGNYFNSAKKLLRKFGKRDINSTNASELSDDDLQVVTDVAYAFVHGLADEELKTRLNSRYSVFAGTEAEHTHYRGLSGMMAQIEGELLAMAWDKRSLPEKDPRLESEATNKIKYWGVLQDQRSFGTDPLGFSKELKLMRSMLQNIPSLQIQTLKQLQSESALEYHQRTVKLCMELGVYDVTNQDNLRLPIAIRQYALGIWDHKIRDQVLTCIDSMGSSSLKAVARLHKSLQLAADFEKALSKGLYPNDIELIKTYIGILRRPLQRSNPPHHYYDFVVPLTPQDMATVQAVKSLSDPSAAVRKAPRDPFGNGLEFPKSGVGVQCDINFSAHLALQNTLLLRCYSYVDPRVRPMVLFVKHWAKARGINTPYRGTLSSYGYVLMVLHYLVNVAQPFVCPNLQQLARPPNPHMTPAEMEATQFCKGKDVRFWRDEEEIKGLASQNLLTQNRDSVGHLLRGFFEYYAHPGALSIGQGHGFEWGREVLSLRTPGGLLTKQEKGWTGAKTVIVRQPSTPASAPATLFEPSGQLATSPRSTGPLRQAASTETKEVRNRYLFAIEDPFETDHNVARTVTHNGIVGIRDEFRLAWRIIRGVSKATSPSENLLQHIETDRDNEVTSHLSELVDEIHGVGRKGIS